A single region of the Acidobacteriota bacterium genome encodes:
- a CDS encoding RNA polymerase sigma factor produces MPLVKLQSQGDEVSPEHPAENHVPDESLVESVLNGDDSAFGVLFDRHKRRMAQLAAKFFQRSERIEDVVQDIFTKLYFVLGEYSVREGSSFAAWLTRVAVNVCYDQLRSARRKPESNLLELTEDEADIVHQRIHQPHSTQHNLEHRMISHDLAKKLLARLDPKDQMVLVLLEVEGLSITEIAEVTGWSASNVKVRAHRARLALRKVVEDFV; encoded by the coding sequence ATGCCACTGGTCAAACTCCAATCACAGGGGGACGAGGTGAGCCCGGAGCACCCCGCCGAAAACCATGTTCCCGATGAATCGCTGGTTGAGTCGGTCCTCAACGGTGATGACAGTGCCTTTGGTGTCCTGTTTGACCGGCATAAACGCCGGATGGCCCAGCTCGCGGCAAAGTTCTTTCAACGCTCAGAGCGGATTGAAGATGTAGTGCAGGATATTTTCACCAAGCTCTATTTTGTGCTTGGGGAATATTCGGTTCGGGAAGGGAGTTCCTTTGCCGCCTGGCTAACGCGTGTCGCGGTGAATGTCTGCTATGACCAGCTTCGGTCTGCACGGCGAAAACCGGAAAGCAACCTGCTGGAACTCACCGAAGACGAGGCCGACATTGTCCATCAGCGCATTCATCAGCCGCATTCCACCCAGCACAACCTGGAGCACCGCATGATTTCTCATGATCTTGCCAAAAAACTGCTTGCCCGGCTCGATCCAAAAGATCAGATGGTACTGGTGCTGCTCGAAGTCGAAGGGCTTTCCATCACTGAAATTGCTGAAGTGACTGGCTGGTCGGCGTCAAATGTGAAAGTCCGTGCCCATCGGGCGCGCCTTGCCTTGCGCAAGGTGGTCGAAGATTTTGTGTGA
- a CDS encoding phosphoribosyltransferase, which yields MRHERTAFTNRVTAGQALAKKLQTYHHQPRLLVLALPRGGVPVAAEVAAALNAELEVIPVRKLGVPGNSELAMGAIALGGQHVFNREIIDYLKLPRTILQSAIDRETKELTRRNEIYRQGRPMPDLANRTVILVDDGLATGATMKAAIAAVRAGKAGRIVVAVPVGAAETCESLAPEVDELVCLLKPEPFYGVGFGYEDFSQLTDQQVLDCLQGQG from the coding sequence ATGCGTCACGAACGAACCGCTTTCACCAACCGCGTCACTGCTGGTCAGGCACTGGCCAAAAAGCTTCAGACTTACCACCATCAGCCTCGGCTCCTGGTCCTGGCCCTGCCGCGTGGTGGAGTTCCCGTCGCCGCTGAAGTCGCCGCAGCACTCAACGCCGAACTCGAAGTCATCCCCGTGCGCAAACTGGGCGTGCCGGGAAATTCCGAACTGGCGATGGGAGCGATTGCATTGGGCGGCCAGCACGTCTTCAATCGAGAAATCATTGATTATCTAAAACTTCCTCGAACCATTCTCCAATCGGCGATTGACCGCGAAACCAAAGAACTGACTCGCCGCAACGAAATCTATCGGCAAGGGCGTCCAATGCCGGACCTGGCCAATCGAACGGTGATTCTGGTGGATGACGGGTTGGCCACCGGTGCCACAATGAAAGCGGCGATTGCGGCGGTTCGTGCCGGAAAAGCTGGCCGCATCGTGGTTGCGGTCCCAGTTGGTGCGGCTGAAACCTGCGAGAGTCTTGCTCCGGAAGTAGACGAACTGGTGTGCCTGCTCAAACCCGAACCTTTTTACGGCGTCGGTTTTGGATATGAAGATTTCTCGCAACTGACTGACCAGCAGGTTCTTGATTGTTTGCAAGGTCAGGGCTAA
- a CDS encoding GGDEF domain-containing protein: protein MRRYFVFALLNLVFVFIAIVQITDQSKVPAYGKIYLALGGLGQAAIEKSSQVVNERVKELKTVDVLQKVHSEVYQAADKASGLTRKAQEADFEPLVKICRTEIDRLSTLNAEEAGNIIHQKQPFWIVAALLCSINSVSFAYVGLLRRRESQLKSELEMELSDKESALTEAMFHNRDRIITMLQQGRENRKLMTMLVKEREDALLDAMTGVYGVYSKKGMSKFYKVIASQLGRQPIGVAMLDIDFFKRVNDTLGHPAGDVVIKTLAKILSTNIRTQDDFVIRFGGEEFVLVFPNVQPAELDIIIGRIQSEVRTTKIYVKDLNGQEVLVKSTIDPDCSITISCGYAQASESKQYQEIISFFREHPPTSLDGEVDPETWERIHDFTEELKTLVDKRLYVAKQSGRNQNCGPKTKVTGSLVSG from the coding sequence ATGCGTCGCTACTTTGTGTTCGCACTTCTGAATTTGGTGTTTGTTTTTATCGCCATTGTCCAGATAACAGATCAATCAAAGGTTCCAGCCTACGGGAAAATTTACCTGGCTTTGGGTGGGCTTGGGCAGGCTGCCATTGAGAAATCATCTCAAGTGGTCAATGAACGGGTAAAGGAATTAAAAACCGTTGATGTTTTGCAAAAGGTACATTCTGAAGTGTATCAGGCGGCTGATAAGGCATCCGGCTTGACCCGGAAAGCCCAGGAAGCAGATTTTGAACCCCTGGTCAAAATTTGCAGAACCGAAATTGATCGGCTCAGCACGCTCAATGCTGAAGAAGCCGGAAACATCATTCATCAGAAACAGCCGTTCTGGATTGTTGCGGCCCTGCTCTGTTCAATTAATTCAGTCAGCTTTGCTTATGTCGGGTTGTTGCGACGGCGTGAATCTCAACTCAAGTCGGAGCTTGAAATGGAGCTTTCCGACAAGGAAAGCGCGCTGACTGAAGCCATGTTCCACAACCGGGATCGAATCATTACGATGTTGCAGCAAGGGCGTGAAAACCGAAAACTGATGACCATGCTGGTGAAAGAACGCGAAGATGCCCTGCTCGATGCCATGACAGGTGTTTATGGCGTGTACTCCAAAAAAGGAATGTCCAAATTTTACAAAGTGATTGCCAGCCAGCTTGGTCGCCAGCCAATCGGAGTCGCGATGTTGGATATTGATTTTTTTAAGCGGGTCAATGACACGCTTGGTCACCCGGCAGGCGATGTCGTGATAAAAACCCTGGCGAAAATCCTCTCAACGAATATTCGCACCCAGGATGATTTTGTGATTCGGTTTGGCGGCGAGGAATTCGTTCTGGTCTTCCCCAATGTGCAGCCAGCCGAACTGGATATCATCATTGGTCGAATCCAATCGGAAGTCCGAACCACCAAAATCTATGTCAAGGACCTGAATGGACAGGAAGTTCTGGTCAAAAGCACGATTGATCCAGACTGCTCAATCACCATTTCCTGTGGATATGCCCAGGCGTCAGAGTCAAAGCAGTATCAGGAAATCATTTCCTTTTTCCGAGAGCACCCCCCAACGTCGCTTGATGGTGAAGTTGACCCAGAAACCTGGGAACGAATCCACGATTTTACTGAGGAGTTAAAAACACTGGTGGATAAACGGCTCTATGTCGCCAAACAGTCAGGGCGAAACCAAAACTGTGGACCAAAAACAAAAGTGACAGGCTCGCTTGTGTCAGGATAA
- the tadA gene encoding Flp pilus assembly complex ATPase component TadA — protein sequence MFLDNSVFTYKDIINELRDMTLSGESDLHLQADTPPYKRNLQRELEDLEGRIEGIPQRIISEQVLFELAYLVCRGTPFTERLRALAAYTRHLRSKYRSLSVDLDLEYEDPNPLQPDELLPDEPEDSLLPERYEPSQVTTQMLVFQPFDVAFDVLTCDEDGNEIKGRYRVHVYRSEPVTPLGSGLCLSFRRIWPVLPTLKQLRFSPAAGSLVYDLMNGTISSGLILVVGSTGSGKSTTVGAMLEAVNDRLPVNITLFEDPPEYRFTNRRARFRQIYVGRDVGSYTEGARHALRQDPDIIVVGEIRDEDMANQALAMAKTGHMVIGTMHSSTNAPAALLKFLQMTGDDYFSISNHLQAIIAQKILPPKHRYSIDENGVQQATLPVLIQEVMRPTKNKQIQALLRTQSDDPYAYYMAIGTENTETLILEESFGSALKNAVEQSLIYNSMVLKAAERDEDAAIGGSYRKSSRMSGKHKAPEFLRNRNQKTGPLDTPEQ from the coding sequence ATGTTTTTAGATAATTCAGTTTTTACGTATAAAGACATTATCAATGAATTGCGGGATATGACGCTGAGCGGGGAAAGCGATTTGCACCTGCAGGCCGATACCCCGCCCTATAAACGGAACCTCCAGCGCGAATTAGAAGATCTCGAAGGGCGCATTGAAGGCATTCCCCAACGCATCATCTCAGAGCAGGTTCTGTTTGAGTTGGCGTACCTGGTATGCCGGGGGACACCCTTTACTGAGCGTCTCCGGGCCCTGGCAGCTTACACTCGCCATCTTCGGTCAAAATATCGGAGTTTGTCAGTTGACCTGGATTTGGAGTACGAGGATCCCAACCCGCTCCAACCGGATGAACTCCTCCCCGATGAACCCGAGGATTCGCTCCTTCCGGAACGATATGAACCGTCACAGGTCACCACTCAGATGCTGGTCTTCCAGCCGTTTGACGTAGCATTTGATGTTTTAACCTGTGATGAAGACGGGAATGAAATCAAGGGACGGTATCGGGTGCATGTATACCGATCAGAACCGGTTACCCCGCTTGGCTCTGGGTTATGCCTGTCTTTCCGACGGATCTGGCCGGTGTTGCCAACACTCAAACAGCTCCGGTTTTCACCAGCCGCCGGGTCGCTTGTCTACGATCTGATGAATGGCACCATCAGCAGTGGGTTGATCCTGGTGGTTGGATCAACTGGCTCGGGAAAATCAACCACGGTGGGGGCCATGCTTGAAGCGGTAAATGATCGCCTTCCGGTCAATATCACCCTGTTTGAAGATCCACCCGAATACCGATTTACCAACCGTCGGGCGCGATTCAGGCAGATTTATGTCGGGCGCGACGTCGGAAGTTATACCGAAGGTGCCAGGCATGCGCTTCGTCAGGATCCAGACATCATTGTGGTCGGTGAAATCCGAGACGAAGATATGGCCAATCAGGCGCTGGCGATGGCCAAAACCGGACACATGGTAATTGGGACCATGCATTCCTCAACCAATGCGCCCGCTGCCCTGCTGAAATTTCTCCAAATGACTGGCGATGATTACTTTTCAATCAGCAACCATTTGCAGGCAATCATTGCCCAAAAGATCTTGCCGCCCAAACATCGGTATTCAATTGATGAAAACGGAGTCCAGCAGGCAACGCTGCCGGTGCTGATTCAAGAAGTCATGCGTCCGACCAAAAACAAACAAATTCAGGCTTTACTCAGAACCCAAAGCGATGACCCGTATGCCTACTATATGGCCATCGGAACTGAGAATACCGAGACCTTGATCCTGGAAGAATCCTTTGGCTCGGCCTTAAAAAATGCAGTTGAGCAAAGTTTGATTTACAACAGCATGGTTTTAAAAGCTGCCGAACGGGACGAAGACGCCGCCATCGGAGGCTCCTACCGGAAATCAAGTCGGATGTCAGGAAAACATAAGGCGCCAGAGTTTTTGCGAAATCGAAATCAAAAAACAGGCCCCCTTGATACTCCGGAACAGTAA
- the waaF gene encoding lipopolysaccharide heptosyltransferase II, whose translation MSENICIRGTNWVGDSIITIPALRELRRIFPESRLTLLVRPWVTGIFEGTGLVDDLLTYDSQSESFWTCVQKIKARKFDRAILFQNAFEAAALMFCARVPVRVGFPTDARRLLLTSAVPLEPATLRKHQIYYYLDLVSRYEEYLTGQTQVNFNAPAYQLRIPTEKREAIRSTLIERGLNPDRQWIAINPGATNSEAKRWPTDYFASLVDQLIERGDLEVCLIGAANETEISQAVVEYSRHKSAIRVLTGTTTLAESIAFLTWCSLVISNDTGPAYVTAALDRPLLTIFGPTNPNMISPFSPHAHLIRNLVHCAPCMLRKCPIDHRCMQNITPQEVFRRAIQVLEASQYI comes from the coding sequence ATGTCTGAAAACATTTGCATTCGCGGCACCAACTGGGTGGGCGATAGCATCATCACCATTCCAGCCCTGCGCGAACTCCGCCGCATTTTTCCCGAGTCGCGCTTGACGTTGCTGGTTCGGCCCTGGGTGACTGGTATTTTTGAAGGTACGGGGCTGGTTGACGATCTTCTGACCTATGATAGTCAAAGCGAATCGTTTTGGACCTGTGTCCAAAAGATCAAAGCACGCAAGTTTGATCGGGCAATTTTATTTCAAAATGCTTTTGAAGCCGCCGCCTTGATGTTTTGCGCCCGGGTGCCGGTTCGGGTTGGATTTCCGACCGATGCCCGACGGCTGTTGTTAACCAGCGCGGTCCCACTCGAACCGGCAACTCTCAGAAAACACCAGATTTATTATTATCTGGACCTGGTCTCCCGATATGAAGAATATCTCACCGGCCAGACCCAGGTTAATTTTAATGCACCAGCCTATCAGCTCCGAATTCCAACAGAAAAACGTGAGGCGATTCGCTCAACTTTGATTGAAAGAGGACTGAATCCAGACCGACAATGGATTGCCATCAACCCAGGTGCCACCAATAGCGAAGCCAAACGGTGGCCAACCGACTATTTTGCATCCCTGGTTGACCAACTCATTGAGCGAGGTGACCTGGAAGTGTGTCTGATTGGTGCTGCGAATGAAACCGAGATTTCTCAGGCCGTGGTTGAGTATTCGCGGCACAAATCAGCGATTCGGGTTCTGACCGGTACCACCACCCTGGCCGAAAGCATTGCCTTTTTGACGTGGTGTTCGCTGGTGATTTCCAATGACACTGGTCCGGCCTATGTCACCGCCGCACTGGACCGCCCGCTCCTGACGATTTTTGGCCCAACAAACCCAAATATGATCAGTCCGTTTTCTCCGCATGCCCACCTGATTCGCAATCTGGTGCATTGTGCGCCATGTATGCTCAGAAAATGTCCGATTGATCACCGTTGTATGCAGAACATTACTCCCCAGGAAGTCTTTCGCCGGGCCATTCAGGTGCTTGAAGCCAGTCAATATATTTAG
- a CDS encoding NUDIX hydrolase, with protein sequence MSFAYEYERPSLAVDCVVFGLDTNDLKVMLIERGVPPFQGHWALPGGFVKPEEPLETAAMRELQEETGIEQAFLEQLYTFGDKDRDPRGWTVTVAYYALVNLSDHTIQATTDAHDARWFSVDDLPPLAFDHDKIFKVALERLRGKLRYQPIGFELLPKKFTLSQLQKLYEIVLKQELDKRNFRKKILSMELLIDLNETQKDVAHRAARLYSFDETRYFQLKEHGFNFEI encoded by the coding sequence ATGTCATTTGCCTACGAATATGAGCGGCCAAGTTTAGCGGTTGATTGTGTTGTCTTTGGGTTGGATACCAACGATCTGAAAGTGATGCTCATTGAACGCGGCGTCCCTCCGTTTCAGGGACATTGGGCATTACCGGGCGGGTTCGTCAAACCCGAAGAACCCCTCGAAACCGCCGCGATGCGTGAACTTCAGGAAGAAACCGGGATCGAACAGGCATTTCTGGAACAGCTTTATACCTTTGGCGACAAAGACCGGGACCCACGTGGCTGGACGGTAACCGTTGCCTATTATGCTCTGGTCAATTTGTCGGACCATACTATCCAGGCCACAACTGATGCCCACGATGCTCGCTGGTTTTCAGTGGATGACCTTCCGCCACTGGCATTTGACCACGACAAAATCTTCAAAGTGGCGCTGGAGCGATTGCGCGGAAAGCTTCGTTACCAGCCGATTGGATTTGAACTCCTGCCCAAAAAATTCACCCTGTCCCAACTTCAAAAACTGTATGAAATTGTGCTTAAACAGGAGCTGGATAAGCGCAACTTCCGCAAAAAAATCCTCAGCATGGAACTCCTGATTGACCTCAACGAAACCCAAAAAGATGTTGCCCACCGCGCCGCCCGGCTCTATTCCTTTGACGAAACCCGCTATTTTCAATTGAAGGAACACGGATTCAATTTTGAAATTTAG
- a CDS encoding sugar kinase translates to MKQRLTENKLILIKRRTRLDEMIVRYNTVNQARFYIEHQNADFSDYQAEHDQYNEALRTTENLLGELGRVQTVDRAFLPNFIFGKDDTIVVLGQDGLVANTVKYAPALPIIGVNPDPKRWDGVLLPFTVKDLPKIVPEVFTQRRQFQEVSMAKAQLNNGQALYAVNDFFVGVKSHTSARYMLQIGNQKEQQSSSGVIISTGLGSTGWFTSLMRGALEVASRISGQTLSHQYFQKLSWDADMLYYTVREPFPSKTSSTSLVFGAITPATPLKLISQMSESGVIFSDGIERDFLEFNSGTQATITLAEEKGHLIV, encoded by the coding sequence ATGAAACAGCGTCTTACCGAAAACAAACTCATCCTGATCAAGCGGCGGACACGCCTCGATGAGATGATTGTGCGCTATAACACGGTCAACCAGGCCAGGTTTTACATCGAGCACCAGAACGCTGATTTTTCTGACTATCAGGCCGAACACGATCAATACAATGAAGCACTTCGCACAACTGAAAACCTGTTGGGTGAATTGGGTCGGGTTCAGACGGTGGATCGTGCCTTTCTGCCCAATTTTATTTTCGGCAAGGACGACACGATTGTGGTACTGGGGCAGGATGGACTCGTGGCCAACACGGTTAAATATGCGCCGGCACTTCCGATCATCGGTGTCAATCCGGATCCGAAACGCTGGGATGGCGTGTTGCTTCCCTTTACCGTCAAGGATCTACCAAAAATTGTGCCGGAAGTTTTCACCCAGCGTCGCCAATTTCAGGAAGTTTCGATGGCCAAAGCCCAGCTCAACAACGGCCAGGCGCTCTATGCCGTCAACGATTTTTTCGTTGGAGTGAAATCGCACACTTCGGCACGATACATGCTCCAAATCGGAAATCAAAAAGAACAGCAATCATCAAGCGGCGTCATCATTTCGACCGGGCTTGGGTCTACGGGTTGGTTTACCAGCCTGATGCGTGGTGCGCTGGAGGTTGCGTCTCGGATTTCAGGCCAAACGCTTTCACATCAATACTTTCAGAAACTAAGCTGGGATGCCGACATGCTGTACTACACCGTCCGCGAGCCATTCCCCAGCAAAACTTCTTCGACCAGCCTTGTTTTTGGCGCCATTACCCCAGCGACCCCACTCAAACTGATTTCCCAAATGTCCGAAAGCGGTGTGATCTTCAGCGATGGCATTGAACGTGACTTCCTTGAATTCAATTCTGGAACTCAGGCCACCATCACGCTGGCTGAGGAAAAAGGGCATTTGATTGTGTGA
- a CDS encoding SPFH domain-containing protein has protein sequence MFGIRYIKAQPTTYIFQYRNGKIVRQGGGLSFFCYAPTTTLVAVPLASTDVPFIFEEASGDFQEISIQGQVTYRISDPLKTSQLLNFTIDPAHQQYVSDDPEKLSQRVINVVKVLTRKELRSLSLREALRSSDQIVQQVQAGLPKSTEIASLGLEILGLSILAIKPTPDTARALEAETREKLLMEADDAIYSRRNAAVEQERRIRENELNTELAIQEKQRQLGEAKMASKIALEVQNKELVSLSVENQKNQSDAQAYAISTMMNAISGADPKVVQALASVGMKPNQLMALAFQGLADKADKIGQLNVSPDLLRELMDKR, from the coding sequence ATGTTTGGCATTCGATACATCAAAGCGCAGCCAACGACTTATATATTCCAATATCGAAACGGCAAAATTGTGCGCCAGGGCGGCGGGTTGTCGTTTTTCTGCTATGCGCCGACCACGACGCTGGTCGCGGTGCCGCTGGCGAGTACCGATGTGCCGTTCATTTTTGAAGAAGCCTCCGGCGACTTTCAGGAAATCAGCATCCAGGGTCAGGTGACGTACCGCATTTCTGATCCACTCAAAACATCACAACTCCTGAATTTCACGATTGATCCGGCCCACCAACAGTATGTCTCCGACGATCCGGAAAAACTTTCGCAACGGGTGATCAACGTAGTCAAAGTATTGACCCGCAAAGAATTGCGGAGTCTATCACTTCGCGAGGCGTTGCGTTCATCTGACCAGATTGTTCAACAGGTGCAGGCGGGTTTGCCAAAATCAACTGAAATTGCTTCGCTTGGGTTGGAAATTTTGGGATTGTCCATTCTGGCGATTAAACCGACGCCAGACACCGCTCGGGCGCTTGAGGCCGAGACTCGCGAAAAACTCCTGATGGAAGCCGATGACGCCATTTATTCGCGCCGGAACGCTGCCGTCGAACAGGAACGCCGCATTCGTGAAAATGAATTAAACACCGAATTGGCGATCCAGGAAAAACAACGTCAACTGGGTGAAGCCAAAATGGCCTCCAAGATCGCCCTCGAAGTCCAAAATAAAGAGCTTGTTTCGCTCTCAGTTGAAAACCAGAAGAATCAATCGGATGCGCAAGCCTACGCGATTTCAACCATGATGAATGCCATTTCAGGTGCGGATCCAAAGGTTGTCCAGGCACTGGCCAGCGTTGGAATGAAACCGAATCAATTGATGGCGCTTGCCTTCCAGGGATTAGCCGACAAAGCCGACAAAATTGGCCAGCTCAACGTGAGCCCCGATTTGCTGCGTGAATTGATGGATAAACGGTGA